A window from Gottschalkiaceae bacterium SANA encodes these proteins:
- the urdA_3 gene encoding urocanate reductase, whose product MKRFLAMMLVVLMVVSLAGCASASTATEEAKTTELTTDAVGVSGIFEGTGQGKDGVIRVNLTLEKNVITGIEITESHETEGLSEAPMQEVINQVLAKNNLTIDEVSGASYSTNGLLEAIESALGAAGVTVADLVAVAAAEEDQTPLEYRVDVVVVGAGGAGMTAAITAKEAGTDVVVLEKMSFVGGNTLVSGGELNVPGSWVQENKGVEDSVEQYTADTLKGGDNQANPELVAVLAENALAGAEWLRDEIKVNYQSDYLMQFGGHSVPRAIFPEGGSGYEMISKLKVKADELGIPFHMNTRATRLLTDESGRVIGVEATKGDQTLTFLAENGVVLATGGFGSNVEMRMAYNAEYDERYNTTDQEGTTGDGIAMAEAVGADLVDMEFIQTYPACSTTTGILSYVADTRFDGALLFNKEGDRFVGELDRRDVISKGILAQTDSVGYLVWDNQVTEASHMENFQKEYDELVKNGELYKADSVEELANHFGLNLSVMQAVLDQYNEDIKTSGEDSVWNRRGLKFAIEEAPFYIQKVAPSVHHTMGGIVINTQAQVMTAEGQAVEGLYAAGEVTGGIHGKNRLGGNAITDLTVFGRIAGQEVAR is encoded by the coding sequence ATGAAACGATTTCTAGCAATGATGCTTGTTGTTTTGATGGTAGTTTCTTTGGCGGGATGTGCAAGTGCATCGACAGCGACAGAAGAAGCAAAGACAACGGAACTAACAACAGATGCAGTTGGTGTAAGTGGTATATTTGAAGGAACAGGTCAAGGAAAAGACGGTGTAATTCGTGTTAACCTGACTCTGGAGAAAAATGTAATTACTGGAATTGAGATTACAGAAAGTCATGAAACTGAAGGTCTTTCAGAAGCTCCAATGCAAGAAGTCATTAATCAAGTCTTGGCGAAGAATAACTTGACGATCGACGAAGTGAGTGGTGCCTCTTATTCGACAAATGGTCTATTAGAAGCCATTGAGAGCGCTTTGGGCGCAGCAGGTGTGACAGTAGCGGATTTGGTTGCTGTAGCAGCAGCGGAAGAAGATCAAACGCCATTGGAGTATCGTGTTGATGTCGTTGTTGTGGGTGCTGGCGGTGCCGGCATGACGGCAGCGATTACGGCAAAAGAAGCGGGAACAGATGTTGTCGTTTTGGAAAAAATGAGTTTTGTTGGTGGTAACACCTTAGTGTCTGGTGGAGAATTAAATGTGCCGGGCAGCTGGGTTCAGGAAAACAAGGGTGTTGAGGATTCGGTTGAGCAATATACAGCTGATACACTAAAAGGCGGAGACAATCAAGCAAATCCTGAATTGGTTGCCGTATTAGCGGAAAATGCTTTGGCGGGTGCTGAATGGTTGCGCGATGAAATTAAGGTCAACTATCAGTCGGATTATTTGATGCAGTTTGGCGGTCATTCTGTACCGCGTGCGATCTTCCCGGAAGGTGGATCGGGCTATGAAATGATTAGCAAGCTGAAAGTGAAGGCGGATGAATTGGGAATTCCTTTCCATATGAATACGCGAGCGACAAGGCTTTTGACAGATGAGAGCGGTCGAGTGATTGGTGTGGAAGCAACAAAGGGTGATCAAACATTGACCTTCCTTGCTGAGAATGGTGTCGTGTTGGCAACCGGTGGATTTGGATCTAATGTAGAAATGCGCATGGCCTATAATGCGGAGTATGATGAGCGTTATAATACAACGGATCAAGAAGGAACTACTGGAGATGGCATTGCCATGGCGGAAGCTGTTGGTGCTGATTTGGTTGATATGGAGTTCATCCAAACCTACCCGGCTTGTAGTACAACCACTGGAATTCTTTCATATGTTGCAGATACTCGTTTTGATGGTGCCTTGCTGTTTAACAAGGAAGGCGATCGTTTTGTTGGTGAGTTGGATCGACGTGATGTGATTTCAAAAGGGATTTTGGCGCAAACAGACAGCGTAGGCTATCTAGTGTGGGACAATCAAGTGACAGAAGCAAGTCATATGGAAAATTTCCAAAAGGAGTATGATGAGCTAGTAAAAAATGGCGAATTATACAAAGCGGATAGCGTGGAAGAATTGGCCAATCATTTTGGTCTAAACCTTTCAGTTATGCAAGCGGTGTTGGATCAATACAACGAGGACATAAAGACAAGTGGAGAAGATTCTGTTTGGAATCGCCGCGGTTTAAAATTTGCAATTGAAGAAGCGCCATTCTACATTCAAAAAGTAGCACCTTCTGTTCATCATACCATGGGTGGAATTGTGATTAATACACAAGCTCAGGTTATGACTGCTGAAGGACAAGCTGTTGAAGGCTTATATGCAGCTGGAGAAGTGACCGGTGGCATTCATGGTAAAAATCGATTGGGTGGAAATGCAATTACAGACCTGACGGTATTTGGCCGAATCGCTGGTCAAGAGGTGGCAAGGTAG
- a CDS encoding response regulator: MKILIADDESTIRNGLAGLIGKWFPNWEIVGLAENGKRALRIASQEKPQIALVDINMPEMNGLEMIEKLRSILPNTLVVILSGYDQFDYAQQGIRLGVLDYLLKPVDREELFMVLRDAGERLAKSTIEGVEEISDELNLAQQARALLEGSFTDSETTLNGIAASLHVSASSLTRSMQKEFGMSFGEYITSLRIEKACLLLMSTEQKMYEVAENCGYGSQHYFSRVFRKQRGETPQAYRKSNKKKE; this comes from the coding sequence ATGAAAATATTAATTGCTGACGACGAGTCAACGATTCGAAATGGATTGGCTGGATTGATTGGTAAGTGGTTTCCAAATTGGGAGATTGTTGGATTAGCAGAAAATGGAAAGCGAGCCTTACGAATTGCCAGCCAAGAGAAACCGCAAATTGCGCTTGTTGATATTAATATGCCGGAAATGAATGGTTTAGAGATGATTGAAAAACTTCGTTCGATTCTGCCAAATACCCTGGTTGTGATTTTGTCGGGCTATGATCAATTTGATTATGCGCAGCAGGGGATTCGTTTGGGTGTGTTGGATTATTTACTCAAGCCGGTTGACCGCGAAGAACTATTTATGGTCTTGCGGGATGCGGGAGAAAGACTGGCAAAAAGCACAATTGAAGGTGTGGAGGAAATAAGTGACGAGCTGAATCTTGCGCAGCAAGCACGGGCCTTGTTGGAGGGCAGTTTTACGGATTCTGAAACGACCCTCAATGGAATAGCAGCTTCATTGCATGTGAGCGCATCTTCTTTAACTCGAAGCATGCAAAAGGAATTTGGCATGAGTTTTGGGGAATATATTACGTCCCTTCGAATTGAAAAAGCTTGTTTGCTTTTGATGAGTACAGAACAAAAAATGTATGAGGTTGCTGAGAATTGTGGATATGGAAGTCAGCATTATTTTAGCCGGGTATTTCGGAAACAACGAGGAGAAACGCCACAGGCCTATAGAAAGAGTAATAAAAAGAAAGAGTGA
- a CDS encoding MFS transporter codes for MRRLEKRNMFFYLSGKLVSLLGTKMFTFAMGLYILRITGSGMSFAFSLLLSMVPSLIFGPIAGSFADRFDRKKIVVWMDALSGVSMLAALWFANTQGLSVSIIYIAIVLLNALNIFFDVTFEASLPNLVERKNLGFMQSYSHSIRNFTDILGPVLGGLVYSWVDPKTFMLINGISFLLSAASETFISFEFNRDETAKDNQAPLSFSSVFNDLKEGYEYFSEKKEILSLYKHVMIYNFFFTAWDVLMPLILVATLRVSDHSYGMVQGSFFVGALVFSLIGAKRMGAFQIRRFTGQMLLIACMILLYALPVLPHPFPFFVNHVVPIYIGLGFVVGGVLMMINIPMMVMIQMGTEDRYRGRVMGFCATISRVISPLGLLIHGILSDRVAPYLLMIYGGVAMLFVAIMFYRSSMKQNYYASIPQEKEVKTS; via the coding sequence TTGAGAAGATTAGAAAAAAGAAATATGTTTTTCTATCTTTCAGGGAAGCTGGTTTCCCTGCTAGGCACAAAAATGTTTACTTTTGCAATGGGACTGTATATTCTACGCATCACGGGATCGGGGATGAGTTTTGCTTTTTCCTTGCTGCTGAGCATGGTGCCAAGTTTGATTTTTGGACCAATTGCAGGTTCTTTTGCCGATCGATTTGATCGCAAAAAAATTGTTGTTTGGATGGATGCATTAAGCGGTGTTTCCATGTTGGCTGCACTTTGGTTTGCCAACACCCAGGGACTGAGCGTTTCTATTATTTATATTGCGATCGTCTTGTTAAATGCGTTGAATATTTTCTTTGATGTTACATTTGAGGCTTCTTTGCCAAATTTGGTGGAACGAAAGAATCTTGGATTTATGCAATCCTACAGCCATTCCATTCGAAATTTTACAGATATTTTGGGACCGGTTTTAGGCGGTCTGGTTTATTCTTGGGTGGATCCCAAGACCTTTATGTTGATCAATGGGATTTCATTTTTATTGTCTGCAGCGAGTGAGACCTTTATTTCCTTTGAATTTAATCGAGATGAGACTGCAAAGGACAATCAAGCACCATTAAGCTTCTCTTCTGTATTCAATGATCTAAAAGAGGGGTACGAGTACTTCTCAGAGAAGAAGGAAATTTTGAGCCTGTATAAGCACGTCATGATCTACAATTTCTTCTTTACCGCATGGGATGTACTGATGCCGTTGATTTTGGTTGCAACTTTGCGTGTTAGTGATCATTCTTACGGAATGGTTCAGGGAAGTTTTTTTGTAGGGGCTCTGGTTTTCAGTTTGATTGGTGCAAAAAGGATGGGTGCTTTTCAAATTCGTCGATTTACGGGTCAGATGCTCTTGATTGCCTGTATGATTTTGTTGTATGCGTTGCCAGTTTTGCCGCATCCGTTTCCGTTTTTTGTTAATCACGTGGTCCCCATCTATATTGGTTTGGGCTTTGTTGTTGGCGGCGTATTAATGATGATTAATATTCCAATGATGGTGATGATTCAAATGGGAACCGAAGATCGCTATCGGGGACGTGTGATGGGATTTTGTGCGACAATTTCAAGGGTGATCAGTCCATTGGGACTTTTGATTCATGGAATTTTATCGGATCGTGTTGCGCCTTATCTTTTAATGATTTATGGTGGAGTGGCCATGTTGTTTGTTGCGATTATGTTTTATCGAAGTTCAATGAAGCAAAATTATTATGCCTCGATTCCACAAGAGAAAGAAGTTAAGACCTCGTAA
- a CDS encoding MFS transporter: MSQDQRKERSNVVLFLSGKFVSLLGSQMYGFAMGLYILRMTGSGMSFAINILLSTIPALIFSPLAGSLADRKNRKKIVVGADLLSGVIMLIVFTITMNVGLKVGLVYLSTFLLRSVSIFFNVTFDAAMPNLVRKEKIGQIQSLSQAATQGTSILGPVFGAMLYAIISPQLFLLANGISFVCSGISEMFIDFYWRVAPAEAKSEEDHGYFASIKEGYSYMAKNPMMKAMIRNIIGINFFFSVIGIMIPVVLVRDLQLSSQQFGITEALFSIGALIWSIKLSQQADEDVTLLGYSKKMIWLPLLTLAMGFAVIPGIGILQTIPPVVYYGILAFTMGACLMAVNIPMMVYIQKNTEDENRGRVMGFLNMIAMLISPLGYLLHGYLSDVLPSYILFVYAGLATLVLVGDLYRSGIRLERGSVTYEAKIETEI; this comes from the coding sequence ATGAGCCAGGATCAAAGAAAAGAAAGAAGCAATGTCGTATTATTTTTATCAGGTAAATTTGTTTCGCTTTTAGGGTCACAAATGTATGGATTTGCAATGGGACTTTACATATTACGGATGACAGGATCCGGGATGAGCTTTGCCATTAACATCCTGCTTTCTACAATCCCAGCATTGATCTTTTCTCCTCTTGCGGGATCCCTTGCCGATCGGAAAAATCGAAAAAAGATTGTTGTGGGTGCGGATCTTTTAAGCGGTGTGATTATGCTGATCGTTTTTACAATAACGATGAACGTGGGGCTTAAGGTTGGTCTTGTTTATCTCTCTACCTTTCTTTTGCGCAGTGTCAGTATCTTTTTTAATGTGACTTTTGATGCGGCAATGCCAAATTTGGTTCGAAAGGAAAAAATCGGCCAGATTCAATCGCTTTCTCAAGCGGCGACACAGGGAACCAGTATTTTAGGACCGGTTTTCGGGGCCATGCTTTATGCGATTATCTCACCGCAACTCTTCTTGTTGGCCAATGGAATCTCTTTTGTATGTTCGGGAATTTCAGAAATGTTTATTGATTTTTACTGGCGCGTTGCTCCGGCAGAAGCAAAAAGTGAGGAAGATCATGGATATTTTGCTTCCATCAAAGAAGGCTATTCATATATGGCCAAGAATCCCATGATGAAGGCGATGATTCGAAATATCATTGGGATCAACTTTTTCTTTTCGGTGATTGGGATTATGATTCCAGTGGTTTTGGTGCGAGACCTGCAGCTTTCCAGTCAACAATTTGGCATTACAGAGGCCTTGTTCTCCATTGGTGCTTTGATATGGTCGATCAAATTGAGTCAGCAAGCCGATGAGGATGTTACCCTGTTGGGATATTCAAAAAAAATGATTTGGCTGCCACTTTTGACATTGGCCATGGGATTTGCTGTGATTCCCGGCATTGGCATTCTACAGACGATTCCACCGGTTGTCTATTATGGAATTCTTGCTTTCACCATGGGGGCATGCCTCATGGCAGTTAATATTCCAATGATGGTGTATATTCAAAAGAATACGGAAGATGAGAATCGAGGGCGTGTCATGGGATTTTTAAATATGATTGCCATGCTGATTTCACCGCTGGGCTATTTGCTTCACGGGTATTTGTCGGATGTGCTTCCAAGTTATATACTGTTTGTATATGCAGGCCTTGCGACCCTCGTTTTGGTGGGCGATCTGTATCGATCCGGTATACGACTTGAAAGGGGAAGCGTGACTTATGAAGCAAAAATTGAAACTGAAATCTAG